The following DNA comes from Lentibacillus sp. Marseille-P4043.
TAATGTCATTATTTTACCAATTGTTTCTTTTTCTTCATCGATCAGTTGATGCCACTTGGTTAATAGTTTAGAGCGTTCTTCTGCTGTTTTATGTGACCATTCAGGAAATACAGTACTTGCTGCATCTACCGCTTGTCTCGCTTCATTCTCCCCGCCCTTTGGTATTGTTGCGATTACGTCATCTGTCGCAGGATTATAAACATCGATTTGTTCTAATTCTTCTCCAACCCATTTGCCATTTATATACATTTTATAGTCTTTTTGCAATGTACACACCCCTAAAGTAATCAATTTTTCACTCTACTATTCTATTACACGAAAGCTAGTTGTTAAAACGTGTATGAATATTGTTTTTCTTGTATGTGGGATTACTAAATTCATATAATTCCATTGATAATGCTAAATAACGTTCCTCGAACATTTCTTGGAAGTGACGCTCCATTTCATTAAAAAGGTCATCACAAAGTGCGGTTTTATCTGCTTCTGAACGACCTTTTCCAAGTTTAAGTGTCGCATGAACAAATGCATCATCATCCGATCCATCGGCTATCAGATAATCAGTTAATTCGATTGCCCTGATCCTAAGCCCCCCAACTGGGATAATTTGCTGATGGGAAAGAAACACACGATTCATTTTTTGAAGTAAACCTGGTACGTCTGCCTCTGACTTAATATTATCCGTGTATTCAATATAAAAATGTGGCATATGATTTTTCCCCTCTCTTACATTTTACGCTTTCTAATCAATTGGTAAAAGCATCATCACCTATAATTGTATTGACAAGACTGCCAACACCCTCAATTTCCGTGATCACTTCATCACCGACTTTGGTATCTACAGGGCCCTTAGGTGTACCTGTTAAAATAATATCCCCAGCGTTTAACGTCATAAAGCTACTAAGGTATTCAATCAGTTCAGGAACACCCAAAATCATATCCGCTGTTGTTCCCTCCTGTGTTTTTTCCCCATTAACATATGTACGCAATGTTAGATTCATTGGGTTCTTAATATCTTTCGCATCTACCAACCAAGGGCCGATCGGTGTGCATGTATCACGGTTTTTCGCTCGCAAGTTCGGTCGATAGTAATTTTCTAGATAATCACGAATAACGTAATCATTTGCAATTGTGTACCCTGCAACGTAATCATAAGCATCTTCTTTCTTCACATGTTTACATGGTCCATTCATTACCACTGCCAATTCACATTCATAGTGCATAAATGTTACATCACTCGGGCGGTAAGTCTGTCCTCGATGTCCGATCAATGTATTAGGTCCTTTCAAAAACACTAATGGTTCCTTTGGTGCGCTAAAAGATAATTCTTTTGCATGGTCCTCATAATTCAACCCTAACGTGAAAATAGTATTCGGAATTACCGGTGACAGCCATTCCACTTCATTTTCGCTAACCACTCTACCATCGGGTAATG
Coding sequences within:
- a CDS encoding fumarylacetoacetate hydrolase family protein, with the protein product MKHARVVYKGSLQHAIEKDGKLTLPDGRVVSENEVEWLSPVIPNTIFTLGLNYEDHAKELSFSAPKEPLVFLKGPNTLIGHRGQTYRPSDVTFMHYECELAVVMNGPCKHVKKEDAYDYVAGYTIANDYVIRDYLENYYRPNLRAKNRDTCTPIGPWLVDAKDIKNPMNLTLRTYVNGEKTQEGTTADMILGVPELIEYLSSFMTLNAGDIILTGTPKGPVDTKVGDEVITEIEGVGSLVNTIIGDDAFTN
- a CDS encoding 5-carboxymethyl-2-hydroxymuconate Delta-isomerase — translated: MPHFYIEYTDNIKSEADVPGLLQKMNRVFLSHQQIIPVGGLRIRAIELTDYLIADGSDDDAFVHATLKLGKGRSEADKTALCDDLFNEMERHFQEMFEERYLALSMELYEFSNPTYKKNNIHTRFNN